Below is a window of Hydrogenimonas sp. SS33 DNA.
CTCAAGGAGAGCGGCCAGGAGGCTTCCAGCGTCAATCTCGAAAATCTGGTCAAGAGCATCAAGCGCAAACACCCCAACCTTTTCTACTCTCTCAAAGACCTGGAGATCGACGAACAGGATATGAAAGAGGCGGGTTTTTAGCATAACCACTCTTTTTTACCGCTGATTTATCGTAAGTATGGTTTAATTGCCCAACTTTTACGTTGGAGCGCCTCTTCATGTCCACCATCGATTTCAAACAGTTCGTCAAATACTCCAAACCGGGCCCCCGCTATACCAGTTACCCCACGGCGGTGGAGTTTTCGGAAGCCTTCACCTACGACCGCTATGTCCAGAAGCTGAAAAACCGGGACGCGAAAAAGCCGCTCTCGCTTTACATTCACCTCCCTTTCTGCCGGAGCGCCTGCTATTTTTGCGGCTGCAACGTGGTCTTTACCTCCAAAGAGGAGAAGAAGGTCCGCTACCTCGACTACCTGAGCCGGGAGCTCGACCTTCTGGCGAAGACGATGGAGACCTCCTCGAAGGTGGTGCAGTTTCACTTCGGCGGCGGGACGCCGACTTTCTTCAGCGCCGAACAGCTCGACGCCATCATGAAAAAGGTGAAGAAAACCTTCCCAAATTTTGCCAAAAAGGCGGAGGTGAGCTGCGAAATCGACCCCCGTTTCTTTAACGAGGAGCAGATGAAGGTGCTCAAGAAGCACGGCTTCAACCGTATCAGCTTCGGGGTGCAGGATTTCGACCCGCAGGTGCAGCAGGCGGTCCACCGCATCCAGCCCTACGACATCACCAAAGCGGCGGTGGACCTGGCGCGCAAATATGGTGTGGAGAGCATCAACATCGATCTGATCTACGGTCTGCCCTACCAGACCCTGGAGAGCTTCCAAAAGACCCTGGAGCTGGCCCACTCCCTCGACCCCGACCGGCTGGCGGTCTTCAACTACGCCCATGTGCCCTGGCTCAAAAAGACGATGCGCAAGCTCGACGAGACGACGATCCCCAGCCCCGAGGTGAAACTGGCGATTCTGCAGCACACCATCGACTACTTTACGTCGCATGGCTACAAGATGATCGGAATGGACCATTTCGCCAAACCCGACGACGAACTCTTCAAAGCGATCGACAAAGGGGAGCTGCACCGCAACTTCCAGGGTTACACGACCAAGGGAGGCGTGGATTTGCTCGGCATCGGCCTCACTTCCATAGGGGAGGGGGAGGACTACTACGCCCAGAACTTCAAGGATATGGAGCCCTACGAAGAGGCCATCGACGCCGGGAAGCTCCCTTTCTGGCGGGGCGTGGAACTGAGCGAGGACGACCGCATCCGCAAAGCGGTCATCATGGATCTGATGAGCAACTTCAAGCTCGACATCGGCAAAATCGAGAAGGCGTTCGGCATCGACTTCAAAAGCTATTTCGCCGACGCCCTGGCGCAGCTTCAGCCGATGGTGGAAGAGGGGCTCGTCACCCTATCCGACAAGGCGATCACCGTCTCGGAGACCGGGACCCTGCTCATTCGCAACATCGCCATGCCGTTTGACGCCTACATGCAAAAACACGCCGAAAGCAAAAAGACCTTCAGCAAGACGGTTTGAACGGGTGGTTGGTGACGGTTACCGGCGAATGAAAACCTTCTATTCCCGATTTCCGATTCACCATTCACCCCGATAAAGGGGAAGAATGTTCAACTATACCTCAGTCAGCGACGCCTGTATCAAGTGCGGGAAGTGTATTCCGGTCTGTACGATCCACCAGGTGCATCCGGACGAGACCACCAGCCCGAGGGGCTTCATCGACCTGCTCGGTGCCCACGAGCGGGGAGAGCTGGAGGTGGACAAAACCGCCAGGGATATCTTCGAGAGCTGTTTTCTCTGCACCGCCTGCACCGAAGTGTGCCCCAACGACCTGCCCACCGACATGGTCATCGAAGAGGTGCGCAAGGAGATCGCCGACAAATACGGCATCGCCTGGTACAAGCGGCTCTTCTTCTTCCTGCTGCGCCACCGCAAGATCATGGATATCGCCAGCAAGCTGGGGTACGTCTTTCGCACCTGCGCCCTGCAGGATAACGAGAAATATGGGGGCATGACCCCCAGATTCCGCCTTCCCATCATCAAAAAGGACCGCCTGCTGCCCAGCATGGCTTCCGTCAGCGTCCTCAACAGCTACCCCGAAAACCTTTCCCACGGCGGGGAGGGGAGGGTCGCCATCTTCATCGGCTGCCTCGCCAACTACAACTATACCGGCATCGGCCACGCCCTCGTGAAGATTCTCAAAGCCCTGGAGATCGACGTCTTTTTCGCCAAAGAGCAGAAGTGCTGCGCGGCGCCGGCCTACTTTACAGGCGATTTCGCGACCGTCGAGACGCTGGCGAAGAAGAATATCGCCTATTTCGAAAGCTTCATCGACGAGGTCGACGCCATCATCGTGCCCGAAGCGACCTGCTCGGCGATGATCAAGCACGACTGGGAGGTCTTTTTCAGAAACCGCGGAATGTACGACTGGGCGGAGCGGGCGAAGCGGCTGAACAAAAAAATTTTCATGGCCACCGAGTGGCTGGCCAACCACACCTGCCTGCCCGACCTGCTGGAGGCGCGGGGCGTGAAAAAAGATCTGCTGGTGACCTACCACGACCCCTGCCATGCCCGGAAGGTGCAGGGCATCTACAAAGAGCCGCGTGCACTCATCGGAAAGAGCTACCGTTTCACGGAGATGAGCGACCCCAACCGCTGCTGCGGCTTCGGCGGGGTGACGATGCAGACGGAGAAGTTTCATCTGGCCGAGGCGGCGGGCAAACCCAAAGCCGCCATGATCGACGCGACGGGCGCCGACGTGGTGGCCGCCGAGTGCAGCGCCTGCCGGATGCAGCTCAGCGACGCGCTTCACAGGAACGAGAGCCGCGCCGTCTTCAAAAACCCCATCGAGCTGATCGCCGATGCGCTGGAGGAGGCGTGAGATGGCAAAAAGATTCGCTTGGCTCCTTTCCCTTCTGCTGCTTTGGCAGGGGTGTGCCGTCGTGAACGAAAACGGCCACGCCGCCGACGGCGCCTGCGAAGCGAAACTCTACGGCAGGACGTGGCGGCTCCTGACTATCGACAACGAGGAGGTCGGACTCAAATTCCCCGCCACACTGACCATCGCCCGTGACGGGAAGATGGGCGGGTTCGACGGCTGTAACCGCTATTTCGGCAAAGCGGAGGTCACGCCCACCGACATCACCTTCGGCCCCGTCGGCTCGACGCGGAAATACTGCATGGGACGCCCCGGCGAGGTGGAAAAGGCGATGCTGGGCATGTTCAGGGGGACCAAATGGTGGCATTTCGACCCCCGGAACCGTCTCGTGATTTTCGACGACGAACACCGCCTCATCTTC
It encodes the following:
- a CDS encoding META domain-containing protein codes for the protein MAKRFAWLLSLLLLWQGCAVVNENGHAADGACEAKLYGRTWRLLTIDNEEVGLKFPATLTIARDGKMGGFDGCNRYFGKAEVTPTDITFGPVGSTRKYCMGRPGEVEKAMLGMFRGTKWWHFDPRNRLVIFDDEHRLIFAEER
- the hemN gene encoding oxygen-independent coproporphyrinogen III oxidase, yielding MSTIDFKQFVKYSKPGPRYTSYPTAVEFSEAFTYDRYVQKLKNRDAKKPLSLYIHLPFCRSACYFCGCNVVFTSKEEKKVRYLDYLSRELDLLAKTMETSSKVVQFHFGGGTPTFFSAEQLDAIMKKVKKTFPNFAKKAEVSCEIDPRFFNEEQMKVLKKHGFNRISFGVQDFDPQVQQAVHRIQPYDITKAAVDLARKYGVESINIDLIYGLPYQTLESFQKTLELAHSLDPDRLAVFNYAHVPWLKKTMRKLDETTIPSPEVKLAILQHTIDYFTSHGYKMIGMDHFAKPDDELFKAIDKGELHRNFQGYTTKGGVDLLGIGLTSIGEGEDYYAQNFKDMEPYEEAIDAGKLPFWRGVELSEDDRIRKAVIMDLMSNFKLDIGKIEKAFGIDFKSYFADALAQLQPMVEEGLVTLSDKAITVSETGTLLIRNIAMPFDAYMQKHAESKKTFSKTV
- a CDS encoding (Fe-S)-binding protein; this encodes MFNYTSVSDACIKCGKCIPVCTIHQVHPDETTSPRGFIDLLGAHERGELEVDKTARDIFESCFLCTACTEVCPNDLPTDMVIEEVRKEIADKYGIAWYKRLFFFLLRHRKIMDIASKLGYVFRTCALQDNEKYGGMTPRFRLPIIKKDRLLPSMASVSVLNSYPENLSHGGEGRVAIFIGCLANYNYTGIGHALVKILKALEIDVFFAKEQKCCAAPAYFTGDFATVETLAKKNIAYFESFIDEVDAIIVPEATCSAMIKHDWEVFFRNRGMYDWAERAKRLNKKIFMATEWLANHTCLPDLLEARGVKKDLLVTYHDPCHARKVQGIYKEPRALIGKSYRFTEMSDPNRCCGFGGVTMQTEKFHLAEAAGKPKAAMIDATGADVVAAECSACRMQLSDALHRNESRAVFKNPIELIADALEEA